The nucleotide sequence GTGTCGTCCCGGCGAACGCCGGGACCCATACCGCGGAAGCTATCGAGGGACGGGGCTGGCAGTTGCCTGCCTCACGCCAGCCGGTGGCTATGGGTCCCGGCTCGGAGGCCGGGACGACACCGAATTTGTGGCGGGCAGTGTTGGCTCTCACTATGCCGCCTGCCGTAGCCCCGCGAGGAACGTGTCCACACTCTTGAACAGGTCGTTGGCGCGCTTGCCGAGGTCGCGCGTGGCGACCATGACGTGATCGGCGAGTTGGCGCGACTGTTCGGCGGCGTCGCTGGCGCCAACCACGTTCTTCGACACCTCGGTGGTGCCGGACGCTGCCTGCTGGACGCTGCGCGCGATCTCGCGCGTCGCCGAGCCCTGTTGTTCGACGGCCGCGGCGATGGTCGCGGCGATGCCGCTGATTTCCTGGATCGTCGTGCTGATGCCGCCGATCGCGGTGACGCAGTCCGAGGTCGCGGCCTGGATCGAGGTGACCTGGCCGGCGATCTCCTCGGTCGCCTTGGCGGTCTGGCCGGCCAGCTCCTTGACCTCGGCGGCAACGACGGCGAAGCCGCGGCCGGCCTCGCCGGCGCGTGCCGCCTCGATCGTGGCGTTGAGCGCCAGCAGGTTGGTCTGGCTCGCGATCGCATCGATCAGGCGCAGCACGTCGCCGATCTTCTCGGCGGCCGCGGCGAGGCTGCTGACCATTTCCGTGGTCTGCCGCGCCTTGATGACGGCGCCATCGGCCACCTTGCTCGAATGCGCGACCTGGCGGCCGATCTCGGTGACGGAGGAGGCGAGCTCCTCGGAGGCGGCGGCGACCGTCGACACGCCACTCGATGCCTCCTCGGAGGCCGCCGCAGCCGCAGCCGTGCGCTGCGAGGTGCCGTTGACGCTGATCGTGATCTCCTCGACGACGCGCTCCATGTCGGCGGTCGCCTTGGCCACCGACGACACCACGCCCTTGACGTCGGCCTCGAAGCGGTCGGCCATCTGCCGCTGCAGCGCCTGCTTGTCGTGCTCGGCCTGAAGCTGGCTCGCCTCCTGCGCCTCGCGCAGGCTGCTGGTCTCGATCATGTTGCGGCGGAAGACGTCGACGGCCTGGGCCATGGTGCCGAGCTCGTCCTTGCGCTCGCCGCCGGGGATCGCGACATCGGTGTCACCGCTCGACAGCCGGTGCATCACGGCTGTGATCGCGACCAGCGGACGCGAGATGCCGCGCGCGACGAACAGCGCGACCGCGACCGCGAGCAGCAGGATCACGAGCGTGCCGAGGATCAGCTGCTGTTGTGCGCTGCTGGCGGCGGCTTGATAGGCGGTGGTGTCCTTGATCACCTCGAGCACGGCGATCGGGTCACCGGCGTAGTTCTTGATCTGGCCGACATAGACCGCGGCCGGCCGGCCGGCCAAGGTGGCGTCGCGCTGGATCGGCGCGCCCTTGAACACCGCCTGCACCTCATCGGTCGTGGCGACGACGTCGTCGCCGAACGTCGACGACAGCCGCTTCGGCTGGCCCTCGTTGATCCAGTACACCGCGAGATCGATGCCGAAGCGCTGCTTGGCGCGGTCGACGAACTCCTTGCCGAAGGCGGCACCGACATCGACGGTCGCGATCGCCTTGCCGTCGCGCATGATCGGCGTCATGCCGAAGATGCCGAGCGACAGCCGGCTCTGCTCGACGCCGGCGATCTGCTTGCCGGTCTGGTTGGCCTGCACCACCGTCAGGCGGCGCTTGGAGGTGTCGTCGCCGAACACCTTTGGCTCATGGACGCGATAGAAATTGGTGGCGGGCGGCGCCCACACGTTCACCAGCGGAATGCCCTGCGCCTTCAGCGAGGTCATGGCGCCGCCGAGCAGGGCGCCAAGCGCATCGCGATCCCCTTTGAGATAGGCGTCGGCGATCGGCGGCAGCGCCGCGAGCGTCGAGCTCACCGCGAGCGCCGCGCGGCCCTCATAGTCGATGCCGGCGGCCACGCTGTCGAATTGCAGCTTGAGCTGCTGCTCCAGCGCCAGACGGGTCAGCGCGCGCTGCTGGATCACGGAGAAGGTGCCGAGCACGGCGCAGGCGATGGCGACAGTGAGGGAGAGCGCGACGATGAGACGGGCGGAGATCGACCGGAGGCGGGACATTCGGGGCATTCCTTGCTTTGCAGCAAGGGTCCCAGAATACCATTAAGGAAGAGATACCGTAATTGTACGGAAGCGCTGGTTTTGCAGCGAAATCCGGACTTTCTTCAGCCTATCGTGCTGATGAAACCGCGAGGCGAGCCGCAGCCGCGCCTCAGCTGTCCACCTTGAGCGCGGCGATGAAGGCTTCCTGCGGGATGTCGACCTTGCCGAACTGCCGCATCTTTTTCTTGCCTTCCTTCTGCTTCTCCAGAAGCTTGCGCTTACGGGTGATGTCGCCGCCGTAGCACTTCGCGGTGACGTCCTTGCGCAGCGCGCGCACGGTCTCGCGGGCGATCACCTTGCCGCCGATCGCCGCCTGGATCGGGATCTGGAACATGTGCGGCGGGATCAAATCCTTCATCTTCTCGACCATCGCGCGTCCCCGGCCTTCGGCGCGGGTCCGGTGCACCAGCATCGACAGGGCGTCGACCGGCTCGTTGTTGACGAGGATCTGCATCTTCACGAGGTCGGCCGGCTTGTAGTCGGTCAGATGATAGTCGAACGAAGCATAGCCCTTGGAGACCGATTTCAGCCGGTCGTAGAAGTCGAACACGACCTCGTTGAGCGGCAGGTCGTATTTGACCATCGCGCGGGCGCCCACATAGGTGAGCTCCTTCTGATTGCCGCGGCGGTCCTGGCAGAGCTTGAGCACGCTGCCGAGATATTCGTCCGGCGTCAGGATGGTGGCCTCGATCCACGGCTCCTGGATCTCGGCGATCTTGACCACGTCCGGCATGTCGACCGGGTTGTGGATCTCGATCTCCTCGCCGTCGGTCAGCTTCATCTTGTAGATGACGGATGGCGCGGTCGCGATCAGGTTGAGATCGAACTCGCGGGAGAGCCGCTCCTGGATGATCTCCAGGTGCAACAGGCCGAGGAAGCCGCAGCGGAAGCCGAAGCCGAGCGCGGCTGACGTTTCCATCTCGAACGAGAAGCTGGCGTCGTTGAGCCGGAGCTTGCCCATCGCTGCGCGCAGCGTCTCGAAATCGTCGGCGTCGACCGGGAACAGGCCGCAGAACACCACCGGAATCGCCGGCTTGAAGCCCGGCAGCATCTCCGACACCGGCTTGCGGTCGTCGGTGATGGTGTCGCCGACGCGGGTGTCGGCCACTTCCTTGATCGCAGCGGTGATGAAGCCGACCTCGCCGGGGCCGAGCTCGTCGACCTGGGTCATCTTCGGCGTGAAGAAGCCGACGCGCTCGACGTCATAGGCCGCACCCGTGCCCATCATGCGGATGCGGCTACCCTTCTTCATGACGCCGTCGACGATGCGCACGAGAACGACGACGCCGAGATAGACGTCGTACCAGCTGTCGACCAGCAACGCCTTCAGGGTCGCGTCGCGGTCGCCCTTCGGCGGCGGCAGGCGGGTGACGATGGCTTCGAGCACGTCCGGAATGCCGAGGCCCGTCTTGGCCGAGATCATCACGGCGTCGGAGGCGTCGATGCCGATGACGTCCTCGATCTGCTGCTTGATCTTCTCCGGCTCGGCCGCCGGCAGGTCGATCTTGTTGAGGACCGGGACGATCTCGTGGTTGTTGTCGAGCGCCTGGTAGACGTTGGCGAGCGTCTGCGCCTCGACACCCTGGCTGGCGTCGACCACCAGCAGCGAGCCCTCGCAGGCGGCCAGCGACCGCGAGACTTCGTAAGCGAAGTCGACGTGGCCGGGCGTGTCCATCAGGTTGAAGATGTAATCCTTGCCGTCCTTGGCGCGGTATTGCAGGCGCACGGTTTGCGCCTTGATGGTGATGCCGCGCTCGCGCTCGATATCCATCGAATCGAGCACCTGCTCCTTGCCCGCCATCTCGCGGTCCGACAACCCGCCGGTCATCTGGATCAGGCGGTCGGCCAGCGTGGACTTTCCATGGTCGATATGGGCGACGATGGAGAAGTTGCGGATGTTGGGAATGGGGACGGTCGTCATGGGCCGCGCAAATAGCATCTCACGCCCCCAACCAGCAACCATATTGCTGAATTTCCAGGGCCTTTCTTCACGCCAAGCTGATTCCCCGAGCGCCCAAAACAGGCTACCGAGGGCGGATGTCGAGTACCTCTCTGCCGCATCAGGCGGTCCGCCCGCGCAATCGCTTGGGGCCGCAGCGTTTGGCCGCATGGCTGGTGGCGCGCGCCACCGCGCCCGCGACCTCTTTCTGGGTCGTGATCGGCTTCGTTCTCGTCCATGTGGTGCTGTGGACGGCGATCCTGACCAATCTGAAGGCGGCGCAGGACGTCCATATGGACGTTGCCGAGGCCTATGCCTGGGGCAGCCGCTTCCTGCTCGGCTATGGCAAGCATCCGCCCCTGTCGGGCTGGATCGCCGGTCTCTGGTTCTCGGTGTTTCCGGTCAAGGACTGGGCGACCTATGCGCTCGCGATGGCGATGGTGGGCTGCGGACTGGTCATCGTCTGGTTCGCGAGCCTGAAAGTGGTCGACCGCCGCCGGGCCTTCTTCGTCGTGGTCATGGTCGCGCTGTATCCGATCTTCAATTTCAAAGGATTCAAGTACAACGCCGATCTGGTCCAGCTCTTGACCCTGCCGCTGGTCGTGCTCGCCTATCTCAACGCCTTCGAGAAGCGCAGCGTCGTCTCCGGCATCTGGCTCGGCCTCGCCGGCGCGGCGGCGCTGATGACCAAATATTGGGTGCTGACCATGATCGGCGCCATCGGCCTCGCCGCGCTGCTGCATCCGGAGCGCATGCGCTTCCTGGCCTCGCCGGCGCCGTGGGTCGCGATCGCCACCATGCTCCTGGCGATGGTTCCGCACCTGGTGTGGCTGTGGCAGGTCCACTTCGTCCCGCTCACCTATGCCGGCGATGTCTATTCGCTGTCGGATCGCGGTCGCGCCGCCGGGCTCGTGCTCGGCTATGTCGGGCATAATCTCGCGCTGCTCGCTTTGCCGGTGGCCTTGGCCGCGCTGGTACTCGCCTGGCCGCCGCGCTTCGCCTTCCACAATTGGCGGCGTGGTCCCAATCCCGGCGTCAACCGCAGCCAGGCGCTCAATGTCTGGTGGGTGCAGGCGATCGTCGCGGTCGGGCCGCCGCTCGGCGGCCTCGCCTTCACGATCTACATGAAGACCGATTGGGGCATCTCGCTGTTCTTCCTGGTGCCGCTGGCGCTGGTGTCGATCCCGGCGCTGCGGCCGCGGCGGACCATGCTGCCGCGGCTCGCCGCGCTCTGGCTGGTGCTGTCGCTGCTGACGCTGGCCGCCTCGCCCTGGATCGCCCGGCGCGAGATGGCCGCCAACCCGAACGGCGTCACCGGCTATGGCGCGAGGTCGCAGCTGGCGCAGCAGCTGACCCAGGCCTGGCACGCCCGGTTCGGCTCGCCCTGGAAACATGCCGCCGGCTATTCCGAGATGGACACGCCGATGACGTTCTACAGCCCCGACCATCCGCGGCCGTTCACGGTGCCCTATACGGCGGAGGAGACCTGGGGCTCCGGCCTGAGCACGCTGGAGGACCTCAAGCGCGACGGCTTCATCGGCGTCTGCGACACCACCGACAACCGCATCGCGTCCTGCGAGGCCTGGATGGCCAAGGAGGCGCCCCACGCCGAGCCCCTGGTGATGACCACCCAGCGCTTCTTCCACGGCCTGGCGGGCCCTGCAATCGTGTGGAAGGTGTATATTCAAGGGCCGGGGAAGTAGCCGCGGGATACGTTTGAATAAAGGGTCGAGATGCTGCGCGGCGAACGGTGCGCTCCCTCGCCCCGTCCTTCACGGGGAGAGGGCTGGGGTGAGGGGCAGCCACGCCCACCGACCGTGCAGAGAGACCCCCTCACCCGGATTGCATCGTCCAATGCAATCCGACCTCTCAGCGCGAGCGAAGCTCGGCGCGGCCCCGCAAAGGGGGCGTGGTATAAGACACCGTCACACGCCTTCTTCGTGGAACTTGTCGTTCACGAGATCAGTGATCGCCTGCAGCGCGGCTTCGGCCTCGGGCCCCGTCGCCGACACCAGGATCTTGGTGCCCGGCGCCGCCGCCAGCATCATCAGGCCCATGATCGAGCGGCCGCCGACGGTCTCGCCGCCGCGCGTCACCCAGACCTCGGCCTGGAACTTCTCGACCATCTGCACGAATTTCGCGGAGGCCCGCGCATGCAGGCCGCGCTTGTTGGTGATCAGGAGCTCCCGCGACATCGCGTCGGCAGGCACGGCCGGCCCGGCGATATTGTCCTGCGGCGCGTCCTCGTCGCTCATTTGCCGGCAAGCACCCGGCTGGCGATGGTGACGTACTTCCGGCCCGCCTCCTGCGCCATGGCGATGGCGTCAGGCAGCGAGCGCTCCTCACGCACCTTGGCGAGCTTCACCAGCATGGGCAGGTTGATGCCGGCGAGCACTTCGACCTTGGGCCGGCTCATGCAGGAGATCGCAAGGTTCGACGGCGTGCCGCCGAACATGTCGGTGAGGATGGCGACGCCGTCGCCGGTGTCCACGCGGTTCACGGCTTCGATGATGTCGCTGCGACAGAGATCGGAATCATCGTCGGCGCCAATCGTGACCGCTTCAATTTGCTTTTGAGGACCCATGACGTGTTCGAGCGCCGCCCTGAACTCGTCGGCGAGGCGCCCATGGGTCACCAGTACCAGGCCAATCATCGGATACTCCTCGCGGGCGCCTTGGGTGCACCGCACGAACGCGCCACTTTGACCATCCGGAGCCCCCGCGCAAGAGGGCATATTCGCGATTCTCCCGGATTTAGAGGTAGGGGCGGGGGAGCTGGCGACGGTCTATCGGGTCGCGATAGTGGGGGTGATATGGTTACCAATTCGCTCCACACAATCGGCCGAAAGATTACCGTGTCATGAACTCTCGGTCGTGGTTAGCGCAGCCACAACCAGCGGCAGGGGCTCGTAACCCCTGCCGACCGGAATTCGCGGCAGCTCGATACCGTTTTCGCGCCAACGCAGCGCCTCCGGGGATGGCAGCCGCGCCGCATCCTCGGCCATCAAATCGACAATGAGACCAATCGGCGCCCCGGACACGTGGTCGCAGGAGCGGATGCCGAGGCCGCGAATCTCGATCAGGCCGGCCAGGGATGGGGCAGGACTGACCCATATTTCTCCGCCGCGTGTGGCGAGATGAACACGGTCGTCGCCGACCAGAACGGCCGGTGGGATCTGTCCCGCGCGTCCGGCGAGAATCAGATCGAAGGCGAGGCGCGATTTGCCGGAGCCCGAGGGGCCGCGGATCAGCACGGCGCGATCCCCGACCTTGACGGCGGAGGCATGGATGCTGGCCGTGGCGGCGCTCACGACGCCGGAAGCCGGACGATGAAGCGTGCACCCGCCACGGTCGGATTGCCGTCGGCGTCGACCGGGCCGGGCCGGTTCTCGGCCCAGATCCGCCCGCCATGGGCGTCGATGATCTGCTTGGAGATCGACAGGCCCAAACCGGAGTTCTGGCCAAAGCCCTGGTGCGGCCGGTCGGTGTAGAAGCGCTCGAAGATGCGCTGCAGGGCGTCCTCGCGGATGCCCGGACCGTCATCGTCGACGGTGATCTCGATTTCGGAACGAACGCGCCGGCAGGTGATGCGCACCTTGCCGCCGGCAGCCGAGAACGACTGCGCATTCGACAGCAGGTTCGAGATCACCTGGCCGAGCCGCGAATCATGGCCCGGCACCGAGAAGGTGTCGTTGACCCCGCGGCCTTCGAAGCGGACCTCGACGGCGACATCAGTGCCGTTTTTCTTGGTCTCATTGGCGACCGACGTCAGCGTGTTCAAGAGCCGGCGCAGGTCGACCAGCGTCATGTCCTGGCGCTGCAGCTCGGCATCGAGCCGGCTGGCGTCGGAAATGTCCGAGATCAGCCGGTCCAGCCGCTTCACGTCGTGCTCGATGACCGCAAGCAGGCGGGCGCGGCTGTTGTCGTTGCGCGCCAGCGGCAGCGTCTCGACCGCCGAGCGCAGCGAGGTCAGCGGGTTCTTCAACTCGTGGGCGACGTCGGCGGCGAACATCTCGATCGCCTCGATCCGGGCATAGAGCGCATCCGTCATGTCGCGCAACGCGCCGGAGAGATGGCCGATCTCGTCCCGGCGGCGGGTGAAGTCGGGGATCTCGACGCGGGTCTTGATGCGGCGGCGGACGCGCTCGGCGCTGTCGGCCAGCCGTCGCACGGGACCTGCGATGGTGCTGGCGAGCAAGAGCGAAAGCACGATCATGACCGCCGAGGCGACGCCGCCGACCTTCAGAATCGCGAGACGCTCGGCGGTGACCATCTGGTCGATGTCGTCGCCCTGTGTCGACAGCATCAAGGCGCCGTGGATGGTGCGCGAGCGCTGCACCGAGACCGCAACCGAGACGATGACCTCGCCGCGCGAGTTGACGCGGACCATGCTGCGCTTCTGGCCCTTCAGCGCGTCGGAGACTTCCTCGTAGCCGTTGCCGTTCTCCGGGCCGTATTCGCGGTACAGCGGCAGGTCGCCGCGATTGAGCCAGGTGCGCACCGAGATCAGCGCGCGCTCGACGAATCCCGGCTTCTCGCTCGACGGCGGCGGCAGGTCGAAGCGCAGCACGTTTTCGAGATTGCGGCTGTCGAGCAAGAGCCCGCCATTCGGATCATAGATCCGCGCCCGCGTCTTGGTCGGCGAGATCAGCGTGCGCAGCACCGGCGCGACGCGCTCGGGATTGATCGGGAAGTCGAGCGGTGAATATTCGTCGGGCGCGCCGTAGCTCTCGCCGGGCTTGAGATCGAGGAGGCGCTCGGGATCGATGGTGATGGTGTTGGTCTGCACGGTCGCGGAGGCCGCGATGGCGCCGGCGATGATTTCGGCCTGGACCAGCAGACTCTGCGCGCGCGCATCGATCAGGCCGGCGCGGAACTGCGAGAGATACAGAATGCTCGCAACCAGAGCGAGCAGGCCGGCGATGTTCAGCGAGACGATGCGCCGGGTCAGGCTTGAGAACGACAGCGCGAACAGGAACTGCCCGGCGCGGCGCAGCCAGCTCACCGGACGTTGCCAGCCGGAGACCTGCGGGGTCTCGTCGGCCATCTCGGCGGCAGTCAACGCCGCAGAATCGTCGGCGCTCAAGGCTTGGTCAGACTGCGTGCGATCGAGCAATGTGAGTGCTCCGATTCCGGAATTTTGCAAGCTCCGGATCTACAAGGGTCGTGCGGCGGTCTCGCGCGAGACCTCAATCTCAACTTGCCGCACCAATTCGCCGCAACAATGGCCCCGTTCCGGCATCTGCGCTTCAATATGTGCGCAGGCGTAGTCTATCCAATCCAGGCCGCGACGTCAGCGCGCAATTTCGCATGACGTCGCTTCGGGCAATGCTTCAGGTTTCCTTGAAGCGATAGCCGACGCCGTAGAGGGTCTCGATCATCTCGAACTCCTCGTCGACCATCTTGAACTTCTTGCGCAGCCGCTTGATGTGGCTGTCGATGGTGCGGTCGTCGACATAAACCTGGTCGTCATAGGCCGCGTCCATCAGCGCGTTGCGGCTCTTGACCACGCCCGGACGCTGCGCCAGCGCCTGCAGGATCAGGAATTCGGTGACCGTCAGCGTGACCGGCTCGTTCTTCCAGGTGCAGGTGTGCCGCTCCGGATCCATGCGGAGCAGGCCGCGGTCCAGCGCCTTGGCGTCGTTCTCCTTCGGCAGCGCCGTCGGATCCTTCGGCTGCGAGCGGCGCAGCACGGCCTTGACGCGCTCGACCAGCAGGCGCTGCGAGAACGGTTTGCGGATGAAGTCGTCGGCGCCCATCTTCAGGCCGAACAGCTCGTCGATCTCCTCGTCCTTGGAGGTCAGGAAGATCACCGGCAGGTCGGACTTCTGGCGCAGCCGCCGCAACGTCTCCATGCCGTCCATGCGCGGCATCTTGATGTCGAGGATGGCGAGGTCCGGCTGGCTGGTCCGGAAGCCGTCGAGGGCCGATGCGCCATCGGTGTAGGTCATGATCCGGTAACCCTCGGCCTCTAGCGCGATGGAGACGGATGTCAGAATGTTACGGTCGTCATCGACCAAGGCGATTGTGGGCATGAGCCTGCTTTCAGAGTCTGGTTACGCCGAGACTTCGAGAATCAAGATAAGGGCCGCGTATTTGGGCTTCGAACATGGTCAACGAGCAATGCAAGCTGGGCTGAAGTGTGACCGAGTTCCACAAATACCATGGCAAAGTCTTGTGCCGCGCCCAGGTTTGTGGCCCGTTTAGCCGAAAAAAGGCCTTCATTGCAACCGGATGGACGAGGGAAAGACGATGTCTGCGAGCTTTAACCCTAATCGCGTGACCCGCTCCCTGCTGCGCCGAAGCCGGCAAGGCGCTCTTGCGACGCTGATGCCGGATTCGGGCGATCCTTATTGTTCCCTCGTCAACGTCGCCACGGCCGCGGACGGCGCACCGATCATCCTGATCTCGCGATTAGCAGTGCATACGAAAAACGTTCTCGCCGATTCGCGCGTGTCGCTGATGCTCGATGAACGCGCGCCGGGCGATCCGCTCGAGGGTGCTCGGATCATGCTGTCAGGCAAGGCCGAACAGGCAACTGATGAGAACAGGGAAAGCTTGCGTCGCCGGTATCTCAATGCGCATCCCTCAGCGAGCGACTACGCCGATTTTGCCGACTTCTCGTTCTTTGTCATTCGCCTCGCGGCTACGCATCTCGTTGCAGGATTCGGTCGCATCGTCGATCTCAAGCCCGAGCAGTTTCTCACCGATGTGTCGGACGCTGCCGAGCTGCTGGCTGCGGAGCAGGGCGCCGTCGATCACATGAATGACGATCACCGCGACGCGCTCGGTCTCTATGCAACGAAGCTGTGCGGTGCCGAGCCGGCCGAGTGGCGTTGCAGCGGCTGTGATCCCGACGGGCTCGATCTGATGGCCGATGGCAAGACGTTGCGGCTCGATTTTCCCGAACGCGTCACCACGCCGGGAGGCCTGCGCAAGATGCTGGTGCGGCTGGTCGATGAGGCGCGGGCGAAGGAGTAAGTTAGTTCGAGTGAAGATCGATGGATCATTCATGAGGACAGCAGCGAACGCCGCGAACTCGCGGCAATGCTGCCAGTTAGTTACTCCGTCATGGCCGGGCTTGTCCCCGGCATCCACGTCGTTCTCGACATGCCGGTCGACGTGATGGCCGGGACAAGCCCGGCCATCACGACGCGGAAAGAGAAGAGCGCAAAACCTCGACGGTGATATGCGATGGCCCGGCCCCTCCGGAGGAGGGGTGATCGACCGCGGCGGCTGCGATGCGATCCGTTCCTAACGGACTTATGAGGTGCCGAAGCGACGAGCGTGCGCGCTCGTGTCCGGGAGGGTGGACCTTCATCTCGCAGCGCGGATCCTTCGTTTGGAGGCTGTTCGCACGGCTTAGCGAAACTGAAACGCGCTGATATATCTGCTGCGTTGCAGCATGCTCCGCGGCCGCGTTGGCTGCCATTCGGATGAGCATCGCGCGGCGAAATTTGAGCTACGTGCATCAGCTGTTAGCAATAACCAATTTGGCCGGATCGTCTTGGCAAGACCAGCGTTGATCAGTATTAGGTCGGCGACCGCGCCTCGGTACGGCGATGTAAACGGTAACGGTCACCGCATCCCGCGCCAATCTCGCGCGCAACCGATGCGGGCTCTCAGGAGGGATCTTCGTGCAAGAGACGGGTATTCGCAACGGTGCCTTCGGTGCCGACAAGTTCGGCTTAAAGAACCTCAAGCAGGTGCACTGGAATCTCGGCGCTCCCCAGCTCTATCAGTACTCGCTGGCGGCTGGCGAAGCGGTGCTGTCGGCCGACGGAGCGCTGTGCGCGGATACTGGCGAGTTCACCGGCCGCAGCCCGAAGGACAAGTTCACGGTCCGTGATGCGTCGACCGAGAAGATGTGGTGGGCCGGCAACCAGTCGATCACGGCCGAGCAGTTCGAGACGATCTATCAGGACTTCCTCAAGCACGCCGAAGGCAAGAGCCTGTTCGCGCAGGACCTGTATGGCGGCGCCGATCCGGCTTTCCGCATCAAGACGCGCGTCTTCACCGAGCTCGCCTGGCACTCGCTGTTCATCCGCACGCTGTTGATCCGCCCCGAGAAGATCGAGCTCGACACCTTCGTGCCGGAGCTCACCATCATCGACATGCCGAGCTTCCGCGCCGATCCGAAACGTCACGGCGTGCGTTCGCAGAACGTCGTGGCCATCGATTTCGCCCGCAAGATCGTCCTGATCGGCGGGTCTTATTATGCCGGCGAGATGAAGAAGAGCGTGTTCACGACGCTCAACTACTATCTGCCCGAGCGCGGCGTGATGCCGATGCACTGCTCGGCCAATGTCGGCCCGAACGGCGACACCGCGATCTTCTTCGGCCTGTCCGGCACCGGCAAGACTACGCTCTCGGCCGATCCGAACCGCACCTTGATCGGCGATGACGAGCATGGCTGGGGTCCGTCAGGCGTGTTCAATTTCGAGGGCGGCTGCTACG is from Bradyrhizobium sp. ORS 285 and encodes:
- a CDS encoding HugZ family protein → MSASFNPNRVTRSLLRRSRQGALATLMPDSGDPYCSLVNVATAADGAPIILISRLAVHTKNVLADSRVSLMLDERAPGDPLEGARIMLSGKAEQATDENRESLRRRYLNAHPSASDYADFADFSFFVIRLAATHLVAGFGRIVDLKPEQFLTDVSDAAELLAAEQGAVDHMNDDHRDALGLYATKLCGAEPAEWRCSGCDPDGLDLMADGKTLRLDFPERVTTPGGLRKMLVRLVDEARAKE
- a CDS encoding phosphoenolpyruvate carboxykinase, with product MQETGIRNGAFGADKFGLKNLKQVHWNLGAPQLYQYSLAAGEAVLSADGALCADTGEFTGRSPKDKFTVRDASTEKMWWAGNQSITAEQFETIYQDFLKHAEGKSLFAQDLYGGADPAFRIKTRVFTELAWHSLFIRTLLIRPEKIELDTFVPELTIIDMPSFRADPKRHGVRSQNVVAIDFARKIVLIGGSYYAGEMKKSVFTTLNYYLPERGVMPMHCSANVGPNGDTAIFFGLSGTGKTTLSADPNRTLIGDDEHGWGPSGVFNFEGGCYAKCIKLSQEAEPQIFAASTRFGAVLENVVLDEDSRVPDFDDGSKTENTRSAYPLDYIPNASRTGRAPHPKNVVMLAADAFGVLPPIAKLSPAQAMYHFLSGYTAKVAGTERGLGNEPQPEFSTCFGSPFLPLDPSVYGNMLRQLIADHNVDCWLVNTGWTGGKYGVGSRMPIKVTRALLTAALDGSLRNVEFRTDKYFGFAVPTALPGVPSEILDPVNTWKDKAEFDKTARALVGMFQKNFAKFEAQVDADVRAAAPDVKLAAE